One segment of Saprospiraceae bacterium DNA contains the following:
- a CDS encoding glycosyltransferase codes for MYGLHSLFEAFKYQAFVDFGYLMLLIYFLAMSGVTIYALLQFHLLYLYKRFHKENPKIQYKQYGPQDENAPFVTVQLPMYNEMYVAERIIDYVAAQEYPKDKFEIQILDDSTDETVGIVAAKVAEYKAKGFNIEHIHRVNRQGYKAGALQEAMPKANGDFIAIFDADFTPRPDFLRTTMAYFEDPKVGIVQTRWEHINADHSMLTKLQALQLNVHFTVEQAGRSYGNLLLQFNGTAGVWRKNVINEAGGWQSDTLTEDLDLSFRAQIMGYKIQYLEKLGSPAELPEDMNALKGQQFRWNKGGAQNVRKLLKLVWNTNKLTGIQKMHAISQLLAYGVFLWVFIAAVSSIPLAFAFQQLGISTHFLSFSVLGLFSVAAISYTANITAALNRTAPPTFWEKVRFFGLFISFLPMSLGLSLYNAVAVIEGLRGKVSAFVRTPKYGSTDQQPASTQKAAYKAKKISWVTIAEGIMALVFAAAAVVGIVTDNTAFILFHSMLSFGFATIFYYSLKHLRLR; via the coding sequence ATGTACGGTCTTCATTCGCTCTTCGAAGCATTCAAGTATCAGGCTTTCGTTGATTTTGGCTACCTGATGCTCCTCATTTACTTTCTCGCCATGAGCGGCGTGACCATTTACGCGCTCCTGCAATTTCATTTGTTGTATCTCTACAAGCGGTTCCACAAGGAAAACCCGAAGATTCAATACAAACAATACGGCCCACAAGACGAGAATGCACCTTTCGTGACCGTGCAACTCCCGATGTACAATGAAATGTATGTCGCAGAGCGCATCATTGACTATGTGGCCGCGCAGGAGTATCCGAAAGACAAATTTGAAATCCAGATACTCGACGACTCCACCGACGAGACGGTTGGCATCGTGGCAGCCAAAGTGGCCGAGTACAAAGCCAAAGGGTTCAACATCGAGCACATCCACCGCGTCAATCGCCAGGGCTACAAGGCTGGCGCGTTGCAAGAGGCCATGCCCAAAGCTAATGGCGACTTTATCGCCATTTTTGATGCCGATTTCACCCCGCGTCCCGATTTTCTGCGCACCACTATGGCCTATTTTGAAGACCCAAAAGTAGGCATCGTGCAAACGCGTTGGGAGCACATCAACGCCGACCACAGCATGTTGACCAAATTGCAGGCACTGCAATTGAACGTCCATTTCACGGTAGAGCAGGCTGGCCGCTCCTACGGCAACCTGCTGCTCCAGTTCAACGGCACGGCAGGCGTGTGGCGCAAAAACGTCATCAACGAAGCTGGCGGCTGGCAAAGCGACACGCTCACGGAAGACCTTGATTTGAGCTTTCGCGCCCAAATCATGGGCTATAAAATCCAGTATCTGGAAAAACTCGGCAGCCCGGCCGAGCTGCCCGAAGACATGAACGCCTTGAAAGGCCAACAATTCCGCTGGAACAAAGGCGGCGCGCAAAACGTGCGCAAGCTGTTAAAGCTCGTGTGGAACACCAACAAACTCACCGGCATCCAAAAAATGCACGCCATCAGCCAACTGTTGGCCTACGGCGTGTTCTTGTGGGTGTTTATCGCCGCGGTGAGCAGCATACCGCTCGCATTTGCCTTCCAGCAATTGGGCATCTCCACGCACTTCCTTTCGTTCTCGGTGTTGGGCCTTTTCTCCGTGGCGGCCATTTCATACACCGCCAATATCACGGCTGCGCTCAACCGCACCGCACCGCCCACCTTCTGGGAAAAAGTACGCTTTTTTGGCCTGTTCATTTCCTTTTTGCCCATGTCGCTCGGGTTGTCGCTTTACAATGCCGTCGCCGTCATCGAAGGGCTGCGTGGCAAAGTGTCGGCGTTCGTGCGCACCCCCAAATATGGCTCCACTGACCAGCAACCGGCAAGCACGCAAAAAGCAGCGTACAAGGCCAAGAAAATCTCTTGGGTCACTATCGCCGAAGGCATCATGGCGTTGGTGTTTGCAGCGGCTGCCGTGGTCGGCATCGTGACGGACAACACGGCGTTCATTCTCTTCCATTCGATGTTGTCGTTTGGCTTCGCCACCATCTTCTACTACTCATTGAAACACCTGCGGTTGCGTTGA
- a CDS encoding glucosaminidase domain-containing protein: protein MRPNDFVKAYLPYALETEAATGISAAAILAQAALESGWGEKAPGNMFFGVKDPDKGKTGKGQLIVTTEYLKNPNAHHLFPEVISVVWSDKFNKWKYTVRDWFRKFDTPAGSFLEHAHLFLKNPRYAQAVANGKDPERFFREVQKAGYATAPNYADVLIAVARTVQRNMPSEFESANTGDADFPMLPGEEEMWMYMPHSESE from the coding sequence ATGCGACCCAACGATTTTGTCAAAGCGTATCTGCCCTATGCCCTGGAAACCGAAGCCGCCACAGGCATCAGCGCCGCCGCCATACTCGCCCAAGCAGCCTTGGAAAGCGGCTGGGGCGAAAAAGCTCCCGGCAATATGTTTTTTGGGGTGAAAGACCCCGACAAAGGCAAGACAGGCAAAGGCCAGCTCATCGTCACCACCGAGTATCTCAAAAACCCGAACGCGCACCACCTGTTCCCGGAAGTGATTTCGGTGGTGTGGAGCGACAAGTTCAACAAATGGAAATACACGGTGCGCGACTGGTTTCGCAAGTTCGACACGCCTGCGGGCAGTTTTCTCGAACACGCCCATTTGTTCTTGAAAAACCCGCGCTACGCGCAGGCGGTCGCCAACGGCAAAGACCCGGAGCGGTTTTTCCGCGAGGTGCAAAAGGCGGGCTATGCCACCGCACCCAACTATGCCGACGTGCTGATAGCCGTCGCCCGCACCGTTCAGCGCAACATGCCTAGCGAGTTTGAAAGCGCAAACACTGGCGATGCCGACTTCCCCATGCTGCCGGGCGAAGAGGAAATGTGGATGTATATGCCGCATTCCGAATCGGAGTGA
- a CDS encoding glycosyltransferase family 2 protein, translating to MRQKHTIDVLIPAWNEEEALPLVLAALPKTWVRQVVVCDNGSTDRTAEVAKAAGAHLVSQPERGYGNACLAGMRYLQSLPPSEQPEIVVFLDGDYSDYPEELPKVVAPILTAGMDMVIGSRRLGGMEKGAMTFPQRFGNWLAPLLIRWFYGYRFSDLGPFRAIRWDKLKALGMRDRNFGWTVEMQIKAAKQKLRCTEVPVSYRKRAAGHSKVSGTVKGAILAGWKIVTTIFKYLF from the coding sequence ATGAGGCAAAAACATACAATTGATGTGCTGATTCCTGCTTGGAACGAGGAAGAAGCCCTCCCGTTGGTGTTGGCAGCCCTTCCGAAAACATGGGTGCGACAGGTGGTGGTGTGCGACAACGGCTCCACCGACCGCACGGCGGAAGTGGCAAAAGCGGCAGGCGCACACCTGGTAAGTCAACCCGAACGAGGCTACGGAAATGCCTGCCTCGCCGGGATGCGTTACTTGCAAAGCCTACCCCCGTCCGAACAGCCCGAAATAGTAGTGTTCTTGGATGGAGACTATTCAGACTACCCGGAAGAGTTGCCCAAAGTGGTTGCTCCGATTTTGACAGCGGGGATGGATATGGTCATCGGTTCGCGGCGATTGGGAGGCATGGAAAAAGGCGCAATGACCTTCCCGCAGCGATTTGGCAACTGGCTCGCACCGCTGCTCATCCGATGGTTTTATGGCTATCGGTTTAGTGACTTGGGGCCGTTTCGGGCGATTCGATGGGACAAATTGAAAGCGTTGGGGATGCGCGACCGCAATTTTGGCTGGACGGTGGAAATGCAAATCAAGGCTGCCAAGCAAAAATTGCGCTGCACTGAAGTCCCCGTCAGCTATCGCAAAAGAGCTGCGGGGCACAGCAAGGTTTCCGGCACGGTGAAGGGAGCGATTTTGGCCGGATGGAAGATTGTGACGACCATTTTCAAATACCTTTTTTGA
- a CDS encoding proprotein convertase P-domain-containing protein, which produces MFRKFTTTLLLLLAVVGAAQAQALWSEIAEEKIPLFGERRIVPQTYRTVRLDPTALQPLLTAAPERFTAAAAKTSDQPIISIPMPNGKASRFRLTESPVMAPELQAKFPEIRTYTGHGIDDPTALLKCDWTPHGFHAMVISPLHSTVFVDPYSHGDTEHYTVYFKKDYLPQKNDAPFVCETPDEDWQEITLNESSAKLQGDCQLRRYRLALACTGEYAIFHGGTTQLALAAMNTTMNRVNGVYENDFAITMQIIANNNLIVYLNPSTDPYTNGNASTMLGQNQTNITNVIGAANYDIGHVFGTNSGGVANLGVVCNNNNKARGVTGSGAPIGDPFDIDYVAHEMGHQFGGSHTFNGTASSCSGNGSAASAMEPGSGSTVMAYAGICGAHNVQANSDDYFHARSIQQIGTFAVTGTGNNCPVKINTGNNNPSVNAGPDYIIPKSTPFALTATGSDPDGDALTYCWEQIDAALGTTNPPAATNATGPMFRSFKPVASPTRWFPRLTDLVSNTNYAWERLPGVARTLTFRVVLRDNNPNGGCTAEDDAVLTVTDAAGPFLVTEPNTNVVWYVGETKTVTWDVANTNAAPVNCANVRILLSTDGGFNYPIVLAASAPNTGSANVTVPDNLSNTCRVKVEAIGNIFFDISNQNFRIELPPSPTFSLSTSANTLQACAGETASFTANVASILGFDDPVNLVVTGAPAGASVTIAPNPATPPGVATIAIDNITPDMAGNYTLTLEATSGPIVQSADVLLSILPGAPAGALANSPSDGSSGLPLNVNLEWDAVPFAQSYIVEVATNPSFEIGAIVQLAMLNNAGLQTTTLQSGTVYYWRLKTTNDCGESEYSPVYAFQTGNLTCGQVFSSTDVPKTIDANSINTAISALNVVSDKAIADVDVAMVASHTYVGDLDARLVSPTNDTTVLFDRPGVPATQFGCSGDNLALIFNDNAPQTAAQLESMCNTIPPALSGEFQPITPLAVVNGKDAQGEWQLLVRDNFADDGGSIVAWSLTFCFAEEVPTGVLSSNNPLSVPAGGNGVINEAHLSISLSGDEEQGKFVLLSLPQHGALSLNGAPLGIGGSFTQADINAGLVVYTHSGDAATSDAFQFDAIDLNDFAWVHNATFNIIIIQNDLAATLAQTQAILCHNDANGQITVSASGLDGQYLYSLNGGPNQSSNVFSGLAAGNYTVVVTGQFGFTATTNSVVLNNPLPLTASNNVVDAQITVNATGGTGALEYSLDGDDYQPSNVFEDMANGVYTIIVRDANGCTTTTQAIVAVNTLLATLSVQTPISCFGGNNGVIAVTIGGGQAPFEYSLNGGPSQPENIFSGLAAGDYTVVVSDSEGFTASTNLLTLTNPSAITASANANLNTITVTAAGGTGQLQYSLDGTLFQSANTFGNLPNGDYTVTVRDANGCTATTQVTVDVPALDIVALNPNTGILCFGAATGTLEVLATGGIPPYQYALNGGAFHSSNVFTNLGVGPHVVVVRDAIGNEVVSQEFVFPQPPALVVTVEVDGNDADIMISGGTPPYTYTFNGPVPPVNLPNGTYNLTATDANGCTATTSFTIDVPPLAATVEVVGTDPCAPSVTIEVTATGGEGPYEYSLNNEPFQSSNVFTIFSGQNTVRVRDVTGTIIQVPVTVTFPTPVEVTAVATGDTIVASGAFGNPPYQYSLDGVAFQMSNIFPNLPNGTYTVTVKDAAGCTNTVEVEINVIGTVEPSAVWGLVVSPNPSTGLFRVAMEHAPATLRAELFDAAGRRVRTLDFNPGAGGAFSTLLDLQDAPQGIYLLRLTDGVQWGSVRLSVMR; this is translated from the coding sequence ATGTTTAGAAAGTTTACCACTACCCTACTGTTGCTGCTCGCTGTGGTCGGCGCAGCCCAAGCACAAGCCCTTTGGTCAGAAATAGCGGAAGAAAAAATTCCGCTCTTCGGCGAACGCCGCATTGTGCCTCAAACTTACCGCACCGTCCGGCTCGACCCAACGGCGCTCCAACCGCTCCTCACGGCCGCCCCAGAGCGTTTTACCGCCGCCGCCGCCAAAACGAGCGACCAGCCCATCATCAGCATACCCATGCCCAATGGCAAGGCGAGCCGGTTTCGACTTACCGAATCGCCCGTAATGGCACCCGAACTGCAAGCAAAATTCCCAGAGATACGCACCTACACAGGTCACGGCATTGACGACCCGACGGCCTTGCTCAAATGCGACTGGACACCACACGGCTTTCACGCCATGGTGATTTCCCCGCTGCACAGCACCGTGTTCGTGGACCCTTACAGCCACGGCGACACCGAGCATTACACCGTTTATTTCAAAAAAGATTATTTACCCCAAAAAAACGACGCGCCGTTTGTGTGCGAAACGCCCGACGAGGACTGGCAGGAGATTACCCTCAACGAGAGCAGCGCAAAATTGCAAGGCGACTGCCAGCTGCGCCGCTATCGCTTGGCTTTGGCTTGCACAGGTGAATATGCCATATTTCACGGCGGCACCACCCAATTGGCCCTTGCAGCCATGAACACCACGATGAACCGCGTGAATGGCGTGTATGAGAACGACTTTGCCATCACGATGCAAATCATCGCCAACAACAACCTGATTGTTTATCTCAACCCGAGTACCGACCCCTACACCAACGGCAACGCCAGCACCATGCTCGGCCAAAACCAGACGAACATCACCAACGTCATCGGTGCGGCCAATTATGACATCGGTCATGTGTTTGGCACCAACAGCGGCGGCGTGGCAAACTTGGGCGTGGTGTGCAACAACAACAACAAGGCACGCGGCGTCACAGGGTCAGGCGCACCCATCGGCGACCCGTTCGACATTGACTATGTGGCACACGAAATGGGACACCAGTTTGGCGGCTCACACACGTTCAACGGCACTGCCAGCTCATGCAGCGGCAACGGCAGCGCCGCCAGCGCCATGGAACCCGGCAGCGGCAGCACCGTCATGGCCTATGCGGGCATCTGCGGCGCGCACAATGTGCAGGCTAACAGCGACGACTACTTTCATGCACGCAGTATCCAGCAAATAGGCACGTTTGCCGTGACAGGCACTGGCAACAACTGCCCCGTGAAAATCAACACGGGCAACAACAATCCCTCCGTGAATGCCGGCCCAGACTACATCATCCCAAAATCCACGCCTTTCGCACTCACGGCAACAGGTAGCGACCCCGACGGCGATGCCCTCACCTACTGCTGGGAACAAATAGATGCCGCATTGGGCACGACCAACCCGCCTGCCGCCACGAACGCCACCGGGCCAATGTTCCGCTCCTTCAAGCCAGTAGCATCACCCACTCGATGGTTCCCGCGTCTGACGGATCTGGTGTCGAACACCAACTATGCTTGGGAAAGACTGCCCGGTGTGGCACGCACCCTGACATTCAGAGTAGTATTGCGCGACAACAACCCGAACGGCGGATGCACCGCCGAGGACGACGCGGTGCTCACAGTAACTGACGCAGCAGGCCCCTTCCTCGTGACCGAACCCAACACCAACGTGGTCTGGTATGTAGGCGAAACCAAGACCGTCACTTGGGATGTGGCCAACACCAATGCCGCCCCGGTGAACTGCGCCAACGTGCGCATCCTGCTCTCCACCGATGGAGGGTTCAACTATCCCATCGTGTTGGCGGCTTCTGCGCCCAACACCGGCTCGGCCAATGTGACAGTGCCCGACAACCTGTCGAACACCTGCCGCGTGAAAGTGGAGGCCATAGGCAATATCTTCTTTGACATCTCGAATCAAAATTTCCGCATCGAGCTGCCGCCCTCACCGACATTCTCGCTAAGCACTTCTGCCAACACGTTGCAGGCTTGCGCGGGCGAAACGGCTTCCTTCACCGCCAACGTCGCTTCCATTTTGGGCTTCGACGACCCGGTGAACCTCGTGGTCACGGGTGCCCCAGCAGGCGCATCGGTCACGATTGCTCCCAATCCTGCCACGCCCCCGGGTGTCGCCACCATTGCTATTGACAATATCACCCCCGACATGGCGGGCAACTACACCTTGACCTTGGAAGCCACTTCCGGCCCCATCGTGCAGAGCGCGGATGTGTTGCTGAGCATCCTGCCGGGCGCTCCGGCAGGTGCCCTAGCCAACAGTCCTTCCGACGGCAGTTCGGGGTTGCCGCTCAATGTGAACCTTGAATGGGATGCCGTGCCATTTGCACAAAGCTATATCGTGGAAGTAGCCACAAATCCGTCCTTTGAAATAGGCGCGATAGTACAATTGGCGATGCTCAACAACGCAGGTTTGCAGACCACAACGCTCCAGTCGGGAACGGTTTATTACTGGCGCCTGAAAACGACCAACGACTGCGGAGAGAGTGAATACTCCCCTGTGTATGCCTTCCAAACAGGCAATTTGACGTGCGGCCAAGTGTTCAGCAGCACGGATGTGCCAAAAACAATAGATGCCAATAGCATCAACACCGCCATATCGGCACTCAACGTCGTATCGGACAAAGCCATAGCCGATGTGGACGTGGCTATGGTGGCCAGCCACACCTATGTCGGTGATTTGGATGCCAGATTGGTGTCGCCGACCAACGACACGACCGTCCTGTTCGACCGGCCCGGTGTGCCAGCCACGCAGTTCGGATGTTCGGGCGACAATTTAGCCTTGATATTCAACGACAACGCGCCACAAACCGCCGCGCAGTTGGAATCAATGTGCAACACGATTCCGCCCGCGTTGAGCGGCGAGTTCCAGCCCATCACCCCGCTTGCCGTCGTGAATGGCAAAGACGCGCAAGGGGAATGGCAGCTGCTGGTGCGCGACAACTTTGCCGACGATGGCGGCAGCATTGTGGCGTGGAGCCTCACCTTCTGTTTTGCGGAAGAGGTACCAACAGGCGTTTTGTCTTCAAACAATCCCCTCTCCGTGCCAGCAGGTGGCAATGGGGTGATTAACGAAGCACATCTGTCAATTTCGCTTTCCGGCGACGAGGAGCAAGGGAAATTCGTGCTGTTAAGCCTGCCGCAACATGGTGCCTTGTCCCTGAATGGTGCCCCATTGGGCATTGGCGGCTCCTTCACGCAAGCCGACATCAACGCTGGGCTGGTCGTCTACACGCACAGCGGCGATGCGGCCACCTCCGACGCATTCCAGTTCGATGCGATTGACCTCAACGACTTTGCTTGGGTGCACAACGCCACGTTTAACATCATTATCATTCAGAACGACCTTGCGGCCACACTCGCCCAAACGCAAGCCATTCTGTGTCACAACGATGCCAACGGTCAAATCACCGTCAGCGCATCCGGGCTTGATGGGCAATACCTCTACAGCCTCAATGGCGGACCCAACCAATCCTCCAACGTGTTCAGCGGACTTGCGGCGGGCAATTACACCGTCGTAGTGACGGGACAGTTTGGCTTTACCGCGACCACCAATTCCGTTGTCCTCAACAACCCGCTCCCACTCACCGCCAGCAACAACGTGGTGGACGCTCAAATAACGGTGAACGCAACGGGCGGCACGGGGGCACTGGAATACAGCCTCGACGGGGATGACTATCAGCCCTCCAACGTCTTTGAGGACATGGCTAATGGTGTGTACACCATCATCGTGCGCGATGCCAATGGCTGCACCACCACGACTCAGGCCATCGTAGCCGTGAATACGCTGCTGGCGACTTTGAGCGTGCAAACACCCATCAGCTGCTTTGGTGGCAACAATGGTGTCATCGCCGTCACCATCGGTGGTGGGCAAGCGCCGTTTGAATACAGCCTGAACGGTGGCCCTTCCCAACCGGAAAACATCTTCTCCGGTTTGGCCGCAGGTGACTACACCGTCGTGGTGAGTGATAGTGAGGGCTTCACTGCCAGCACCAATCTCTTGACTTTGACAAACCCCTCTGCCATCACCGCCAGCGCCAACGCCAACCTGAACACGATTACCGTGACCGCTGCTGGCGGCACCGGGCAGCTTCAATACAGCCTTGACGGGACGCTTTTCCAGAGCGCCAACACATTTGGAAACTTGCCCAACGGCGATTACACGGTGACTGTGCGCGATGCCAATGGTTGCACCGCCACCACACAAGTCACTGTGGATGTGCCAGCCTTGGATATCGTCGCGCTCAATCCGAACACAGGCATCTTGTGTTTCGGCGCGGCGACCGGCACCCTTGAGGTGCTTGCCACGGGTGGTATCCCTCCTTATCAGTATGCGCTTAATGGAGGTGCGTTCCATAGCAGCAATGTCTTCACCAATCTGGGTGTCGGCCCCCACGTCGTGGTCGTGCGCGATGCCATCGGAAACGAAGTAGTCTCGCAGGAATTTGTCTTCCCACAGCCACCAGCCTTAGTGGTGACGGTGGAGGTGGATGGCAACGATGCTGACATCATGATAAGCGGCGGCACTCCTCCATATACCTATACCTTCAATGGCCCGGTGCCACCTGTCAACCTGCCCAACGGCACTTACAACCTGACAGCTACCGATGCAAATGGCTGCACAGCCACTACCTCCTTCACAATAGATGTGCCCCCGCTTGCCGCCACTGTGGAAGTCGTCGGCACCGACCCTTGTGCGCCCTCCGTCACCATTGAGGTCACAGCGACTGGTGGAGAAGGCCCTTATGAGTATTCGCTCAACAACGAGCCGTTCCAGAGCAGCAATGTCTTTACCATCTTCTCCGGGCAAAACACGGTGCGCGTTCGAGACGTGACCGGCACCATTATCCAAGTCCCCGTCACTGTTACCTTCCCCACGCCCGTGGAGGTGACTGCCGTTGCCACGGGCGATACCATTGTGGCATCGGGTGCGTTCGGCAATCCGCCCTATCAGTACAGCCTTGACGGGGTGGCGTTCCAGATGTCCAACATTTTCCCCAACCTGCCCAACGGAACCTACACCGTCACGGTGAAGGACGCAGCGGGTTGCACGAATACTGTCGAGGTGGAAATCAACGTCATTGGCACGGTAGAGCCAAGCGCCGTGTGGGGCCTTGTGGTGTCGCCCAACCCAAGCACGGGCCTATTCCGCGTAGCGATGGAGCATGCGCCAGCCACGCTTCGGGCGGAATTGTTCGACGCTGCCGGGCGCCGCGTCCGCACGCTTGATTTCAACCCGGGTGCAGGTGGTGCGTTCAGCACCCTGCTTGATTTGCAGGACGCACCGCAGGGCATCTATTTGCTGCGCCTGACCGACGGGGTGCAGTGGGGCAGCGTACGCCTGAGCGTGATGCGCTAA
- a CDS encoding cyclase family protein has translation MQATFTRQEKQFTADLSQPIDLSILLREGLENVNCFHAPPVEYWPVVAGDFVGSTAQGGLLNFFNVRFNPHGNGTHTECVGHIAQERYVLRDCLLESHFWAKLVSVYPQKTDGGDRVIFRAQLESLFEKNEAEALIVRTLPNDELKTRTNYSGANPPYLHHEAANYLVECGVQHLLLDLPSVDREEDGGQLLAHRAFWQYPSTAIRKHCTITELIYAPNEVKDGFYLLNLQTASFDLDASPSRPILFRCAVSP, from the coding sequence ATGCAAGCCACCTTCACCCGTCAAGAGAAACAATTCACAGCCGACCTTTCGCAACCAATAGACTTGTCCATTTTGCTTAGGGAGGGACTGGAAAACGTCAACTGTTTTCACGCGCCGCCCGTGGAATACTGGCCAGTGGTGGCGGGTGATTTTGTGGGCAGCACGGCGCAAGGTGGGCTGCTCAATTTTTTCAACGTTCGCTTCAACCCGCATGGCAACGGCACGCACACCGAGTGCGTCGGGCACATCGCCCAAGAACGTTATGTGCTGCGCGACTGTCTGCTTGAATCACATTTTTGGGCAAAATTGGTGAGCGTTTACCCGCAAAAAACTGACGGTGGCGACCGCGTGATTTTTCGCGCACAACTCGAATCGCTGTTTGAAAAAAACGAAGCGGAAGCACTCATTGTCAGAACCTTGCCCAACGACGAGTTGAAGACGCGCACCAACTACTCCGGTGCGAACCCGCCTTATTTGCATCACGAAGCGGCCAACTATCTGGTGGAATGTGGGGTGCAGCACCTTCTGCTTGATTTGCCTTCCGTTGACCGCGAGGAAGACGGCGGCCAACTGCTGGCGCATCGGGCGTTCTGGCAATATCCCTCCACGGCCATCCGCAAGCACTGCACCATCACGGAGTTGATATATGCGCCCAACGAAGTCAAGGACGGTTTTTACCTGTTGAATCTGCAAACCGCATCGTTCGATTTGGACGCAAGCCCGTCGAGACCCATTCTTTTTCGATGCGCTGTCTCGCCCTAA